A genomic region of Terriglobales bacterium contains the following coding sequences:
- a CDS encoding AsmA family protein, whose protein sequence is MLTQSQKRFFVAIALFLAVALFLVPAINFTRYRAMVGRSLSQALGRDVSVRGVHLSLLPPGLKLDGLIVSDDPGISAEPILRADEVSVSLRWTSLWRGRLEIASLSLRYPSFNLVRGANGRWNIESLLERARQTPAAPTAKPRPESRIRFPYVEFLNGRVNLKIGQEKKVYALADTDFAVWLASEDVWRMRLEARPIRTDANLGDTGTVKLSGTLQRAASLAEMPMVLHFSWERGQLGQLTYLAYGRDRGWRGTVGVSADLKGTPQDLRFATDASLSDFRRYDIASTGSLRLAVRCSGRFGIHGHEWRDLSCEAPAAGGFLRASGNIVGQPEKRIYDLSFTADNLPAQFLADLARHAKQGMPDDLTATGKLDAMATLRTPLVGGDKLWAGNGSTSAIELRSRVLTSSLTLKPASFTLAGPGTENYEAVPIKRVRTKTTPIAPKISAGLLPDKMLLLLQPFSVPLGGAAPVAVEASVSRSDYDVHIQGDAQAENLLQAARVLGLGNFEAQGQVAKLDAHLAGEWSGFKLPSFSGKAQLRAATVIWEGLNAPLHIASANLVAADGKMSIDGLSANTVTLHGTITGTLQVPTACKPSPDCAVTFDLKTDQVAVDELNLLVNPKFRKRPWYAILPQGRSQPSPWSTLYAKGRVSVGKLTLKTVLASHAIADVEIRPDKLLISNLRGEALGGAFLTDISANFSGEVPVYHSQGSLLRVSMAQVAALMKDAWASGQMTASYQGSASGWDSDQLLESATGTAKFDWRDGLLPRVFLNGDGKPLLVRHFTASAELNRGVLKLAEGKLEAPGGIYQVSGTASLGRELGLNLVRDGGHQISLGGTLEKPKVTLVGEASLR, encoded by the coding sequence ATGTTGACGCAATCTCAAAAACGCTTCTTCGTTGCCATTGCACTCTTCCTGGCCGTGGCCCTCTTCCTGGTGCCGGCGATTAATTTCACCCGCTATCGGGCAATGGTCGGTCGCTCTTTGAGTCAGGCCTTAGGGCGCGACGTCAGCGTTCGTGGCGTTCATCTCAGCCTTCTTCCACCGGGACTGAAACTGGATGGTTTGATCGTGTCGGATGATCCCGGCATCAGCGCCGAACCCATTCTTCGCGCCGACGAAGTGTCCGTCTCTCTGCGCTGGACCTCGCTTTGGCGCGGACGTCTGGAGATCGCCAGCTTGAGCCTGCGCTACCCCAGCTTCAATCTCGTCCGCGGCGCTAATGGCCGCTGGAACATCGAGTCGCTTTTGGAGCGCGCTCGTCAGACCCCTGCCGCCCCCACCGCAAAGCCCAGGCCAGAATCGCGCATCCGCTTCCCCTATGTCGAATTCCTGAACGGCCGCGTGAATCTCAAGATCGGGCAGGAAAAGAAGGTCTATGCTCTGGCCGACACGGATTTCGCCGTGTGGCTGGCCTCGGAGGATGTGTGGCGAATGCGCCTGGAGGCCAGACCCATACGCACCGATGCCAACCTCGGTGATACCGGCACGGTCAAACTCAGTGGTACTCTGCAGCGAGCCGCCTCCCTCGCAGAGATGCCCATGGTCCTGCACTTTTCTTGGGAGCGAGGCCAGCTTGGCCAGCTCACTTACCTTGCTTATGGCCGCGACCGCGGCTGGCGCGGAACCGTCGGCGTCTCCGCCGACCTTAAAGGCACTCCCCAGGACTTGCGTTTCGCCACCGATGCCTCGCTCAGCGACTTCCGCCGCTACGACATTGCCAGCACCGGCAGCCTTCGGCTCGCTGTGCGTTGCAGCGGAAGATTTGGCATCCACGGTCATGAGTGGCGCGATCTCTCTTGCGAAGCGCCCGCCGCCGGCGGATTCCTCCGGGCCTCAGGAAACATTGTTGGCCAGCCCGAAAAGCGCATCTATGACCTCAGCTTCACCGCCGACAACCTTCCCGCGCAATTCCTCGCTGATCTGGCACGCCATGCGAAACAGGGCATGCCCGATGACCTGACCGCCACCGGGAAGCTGGATGCCATGGCCACCTTGCGCACCCCGCTGGTTGGCGGCGACAAGCTCTGGGCGGGAAACGGCAGCACCAGCGCCATCGAGCTGCGCTCGCGCGTCCTGACCTCTTCGCTTACGCTGAAGCCAGCCAGCTTCACGCTCGCCGGCCCAGGAACAGAAAATTACGAAGCAGTGCCCATCAAGCGTGTGAGAACGAAAACAACGCCGATAGCACCGAAAATTTCCGCTGGCCTGCTTCCCGACAAAATGCTCTTGCTGCTCCAACCCTTCTCAGTACCTCTGGGTGGAGCTGCACCTGTAGCCGTCGAAGCGTCGGTATCCCGATCCGATTATGACGTCCACATTCAGGGGGATGCGCAGGCAGAGAACTTACTGCAAGCTGCGCGAGTCCTGGGATTAGGAAATTTCGAGGCGCAAGGTCAAGTCGCAAAATTGGATGCCCACCTCGCGGGCGAATGGTCCGGCTTTAAGCTGCCTTCATTCTCCGGAAAAGCACAACTGCGCGCCGCGACCGTTATCTGGGAGGGCCTAAATGCTCCTCTACACATCGCTTCCGCCAATCTGGTCGCGGCAGACGGCAAAATGTCCATCGACGGACTCTCGGCCAACACCGTCACTCTCCACGGCACCATCACCGGAACCCTGCAGGTCCCCACTGCTTGCAAGCCCTCGCCCGATTGCGCCGTGACCTTCGATCTCAAAACTGACCAGGTCGCTGTCGATGAGTTGAATCTTCTGGTGAACCCCAAATTCCGGAAGCGCCCCTGGTACGCCATTCTTCCTCAAGGCCGCTCTCAGCCCTCTCCTTGGTCGACTTTATACGCCAAGGGACGGGTAAGTGTCGGAAAGCTGACGCTCAAGACTGTGCTCGCCAGCCACGCCATCGCCGATGTCGAAATCCGCCCCGACAAATTGCTGATCAGCAACCTGCGCGGCGAAGCTCTGGGTGGTGCCTTTCTGACCGACATCTCGGCGAATTTCTCCGGCGAAGTACCGGTTTATCACTCCCAGGGCTCTCTGCTGCGTGTGTCCATGGCCCAAGTCGCGGCCCTCATGAAGGACGCCTGGGCCAGCGGACAGATGACCGCCAGTTATCAGGGCAGCGCCAGCGGTTGGGACAGTGATCAACTTCTTGAATCCGCTACCGGCACCGCCAAGTTTGACTGGCGGGATGGACTACTGCCGCGTGTGTTCCTCAATGGCGATGGCAAGCCGCTCCTGGTGCGACATTTCACTGCTTCTGCCGAATTGAACCGGGGAGTGCTCAAGCTGGCCGAAGGCAAATTAGAAGCCCCTGGCGGCATCTATCAGGTAAGCGGCACAGCTTCTCTCGGACGTGAATTGGGCTTGAATCTGGTGCGCGATGGCGGACATCAGATTTCCCTCGGCGGCACCTTGGAAAAGCCTAAGGTGACTCTCGTCGGTGAAGCGTCGCTCAGGTAA
- the lepB gene encoding signal peptidase I, producing the protein MVGKNRKNNAADTPGKPEKKSETPMEFIASMALVLVVGLFIITFNLQAFEIPSSSMENTLLIGDHVFVDRVTLAPKTNWVGPVIRYREPRHGDIVVFLSPAEPGLYVVKRIIGIPGDHIRLRDGAVFRNGQQLDEPYVIHNGSYNPYRDNFPNVVAPEGMITPEWRLSVSSYTKDGELVVPPERYFAMGDNRDVSYDSRYWGFIPQENIVGRPMFIYWSFETPAGQYLKTSFEDRLAFIGKVIFHFFDETRWRRMFHLVR; encoded by the coding sequence TTGGTCGGCAAGAACCGCAAGAACAACGCTGCTGATACCCCCGGAAAACCGGAAAAAAAGAGCGAGACCCCCATGGAATTCATCGCTTCCATGGCCCTCGTCCTGGTCGTAGGCCTCTTTATTATTACCTTCAACCTGCAGGCCTTCGAGATTCCTTCCAGCTCCATGGAAAACACTCTGTTGATCGGGGATCATGTATTTGTCGACCGCGTGACCCTGGCTCCCAAAACGAATTGGGTTGGACCCGTCATTCGCTACCGCGAGCCGCGGCACGGAGACATTGTGGTATTTCTCTCCCCCGCTGAGCCTGGTCTTTACGTCGTAAAGCGGATCATCGGCATTCCCGGAGATCACATCCGCCTGCGGGATGGGGCAGTCTTTCGCAATGGCCAACAACTGGATGAACCTTACGTCATCCACAACGGCAGTTACAATCCCTATCGCGACAACTTCCCCAACGTTGTGGCGCCTGAGGGTATGATCACTCCCGAGTGGCGCCTCTCCGTGAGCTCTTATACCAAGGATGGTGAGCTCGTGGTTCCGCCGGAGCGATACTTCGCAATGGGCGACAATCGCGATGTGAGCTATGACAGCCGTTACTGGGGCTTCATTCCGCAAGAGAACATCGTGGGACGTCCCATGTTCATCTATTGGTCTTTCGAAACTCCCGCGGGACAATACTTAAAGACCAGCTTTGAGGACCGGCTGGCATTCATTGGCAAAGTTATCTTCCACTTCTTCGATGAAACCCGCTGGCGGCGGATGTTTCATCTCGTGCGTTGA